From the genome of Aspergillus fumigatus Af293 chromosome 1, whole genome shotgun sequence, one region includes:
- a CDS encoding putative MFS transporter: MGLNEFHQDDAAVESGGVSQQRSLPYRIYTHSWFQILLISFICFCCPGMYNALSGLGGSGQVDPTVAANATVALLAATAATALFIVGPIFDRVGPRVCLLIGGWTYSLYSGSLLCFNHTANGAFVIAAGAILGVGASFLWVAQGAIMTTYVPESQKGRAIAAFWIIFNLGGGVGSLASFGLNYHSHSGTVTDGTYIALLIIMAIGWLLGSLICPPASVRVQGLQPTAETEKNWRRTAQLTAQTMTDWRVLCMIPMFFCANVFYSYQQNIVNGMTFNIRTRSLNGSLYWIAQMLGGLVIGLILDMPRVNRQNRARVGWLFLFATGMAIWGGGYAFQKWYDRRMAQGHKQDIDYTQSGLSTGPIFLYIFYGAYDAFWQGFCYWLMGARSNSPAVAAILVGAYKTFQATGGAMAWRLNALAKPAMTQFAMDWGLCMGALVVAIPSVLAVTLTSEVHEEVRQTKDGEE, from the exons ATGGGCCTCAATGAGtttcatcaagatgatgccGCCGTGGAGTCGGGCGGAGTCTCCCAACAGCGGTCACTGCCATATCGGATCTACACACACTCATGGTTCCAAATCTTGCTGATCAGCTTCATCTGTTTCTGTTGCCCGGGG ATGTACAATGCTCTCTCCGGCTTGGGAGGCTCCGGACAGGTCGACCCGACAGTTGCTGCCAACGCGACAGTAGCCCTGCTCGCGGCAACAGCTGCTACGGCTTTGTTCATCGTCGGACCAATCTTCGACCGTGTCGGACCTCGAGTGTGCTTGCTGATCGGCGGATGGACCTACTCCTTATACTCGGGAAGTCTATTATGCTTCAACC ACACCGCCAACGGCGCGTTCGTCATCGCCGCCGGTGCCATTCTCGGGGTCGGAGCGTCCTTCCTGTGGGTGGCGCAAGGAGCCATCATGACGACGTACGTGCCGGAATCCCAAAAAGGCCGAGCCATCGCCGCCTTCTggatcatcttcaacctcgGCGGCGGGGTGGGCTCGCTCGCCAGCTTTGGTCTCAATTACCACTCGCACAGCGGGACCGTCACAGACGGCACCTACATCGCCCtgctgatcatcatggccatcgGCTGGCTGCTCGGGTCCCTGATCTGTCCGCCCGCGTCCGTCCGCGTGCAAGGGCTGCAGCCCACGGccgagacggagaagaactGGCGGCGAACGGCCCAGTTGACGGCCCAGACCATGACGGACTGGCGGGTCCTCTGCATGATCCCCATGTTCTTCTGCGCGAACGTCTTCTACTCGTACCAGCAGAACATCGTCAACGGGATGACCTTCAACATCCGCACGCGGTCGCTGAACGGGTCCCTGTACTGGATCGCGCAGATGCTGGGCGGTCTCGTCATCGGCCTGATCCTCGATATGCCGCGGGTGAACCGCCAGAACCGCGCACGGGTGGGCTGGCTGTTCCTCTTCGCGACCGGCATGGCCATCTGGGGCGGGGGGTATGCGTTCCAGAAATGGTATGATCGGCGCATGGCCCAGGGGCATAAACAGGACATCGACTACACGCAGAGCGGGCTGTCCACCGGTCCGATTTTCCTGTATATCTTCTATGGGGCCTACGACGCCTTTTGGCAGGGATTTTGCTACTGGTTGATGGGCGCGCGATCGAATTCCCCCGCCGTGGCGGCCATCCTTGTCGGCGCGTACAAGACGTTCCAGGCGACTGGGGGCGCGATGGCGTGGCGCTTGAATGCGCTGGCCAAGCCGGCCATGACGCAGTTTGCAATGGACTGGGGGCTCTGTATGGGGGCGCTGGTAGTCGCCATACCGTCTGTGTTGGCTGTGACGTTGACCAGCGAGGTTCACGAGGAAGTGAGGCAGACCAAGGATGGTGAGGAATGA
- a CDS encoding putative glucokinase regulator family protein translates to MDLANLSQLQTEAVNPRTAQIDQISTLEMCRLINEEDHCVAPSLTPCIRQIAAAIDALSPRVRNGGRVIYVGAGTSGRLGILDASEIPPTFAAPPSQFVGLIAGGDAAIRRAQEGAEDSVAAGEADMQALKLNTELDSVIGIAASGRTPYVLGCLAFAKQIGCLTIGVVCASPSAMGSSGTVDFLIAPLPGPEVVTGSTRLKAGTATKMVLNMLSTGTMIRTGKTFGNLMVDLVASNLKLEQRSRNILRRLSARCDGMTDAELDALLARCKGRVKLALLVAETGEAVEQCEERLASAGGVLAKAFETSLAGVTDVQTPPAERQYVLCIDGGGTKCAAVIADLQGTVVGRGTTGPCNLTDGNGMEEVIQTLMTATKDALPTTVSPADSQLGLLFKSVWIGLAGIDRKNFRASLLPKICECFGLTEKDIRLTNDVDLLVAAATSHRDCSSAVVVIAGTGSVAMRYNRSVDGSEYSRVARSGGWGHILGDEGGGYAIGLEAIKYTLTVLEEMRLGIRTEPLGLLEQAVLKRLGCASCGPKQIDLLSEILVQQHKQTIKARIAGMAEVVLSLNGQSDTSSAIVSRQLDYLASRTVGRLLDPACAGYIPTEHSGLILSGSILNNQAYQDQFLNVLAKSGAKFAYVERVSDAGLLGVRHLTSP, encoded by the exons ATGGATCTGGCCAACCTGTCACAGCTTCAGACCGAAGCCGTCAATCCCCGGACGGCGCAGATCGATCAGATCTCGACCCTGGAGATGTGCCGATTGATCAACGAAGAGGATCATTGCGTCGCCCCTAGTCTCACACCATGCATCCGCCAGATTGCCGCCGCCATTGATGCGCTCAGTCCACGCGTGCGAAACGGCGGACGAGTCATCTACGTCGGTGCAGGGACAAGTGGAAG ACTCGGGATCCTCGATGCATCCGAGATCCCTCCGACCTTTGCTGCTCCGCCATCTCAATTTGTCGGGCTGATTGCGGGCGGTGATGCGGCTATTCGACGAGCACAAGAAGGGGCCGAAGACAGTGTCGCCGCGGGCGAAGCCGATATGCAAGCGTTGAAGCTCAACACAGAACTGGACAGCGTCATCGGTATCGCTGCATCTGGCCGTACGCCATACGTCCTCGGGTGTTTGGCATTCGCGAAACAGATCGGCTGTCTCACCATCGGTGTAGTGTGCGCTTCTCCCTCGGCAATGGGATCATCCGGGACAGTCGACTTCTTGATTGCCCCGCTGCCAGGGCCGGAGGTCGTCACGGGCAGTACCCGGTTGAAGGCGGGAACGGCGACCAAGATGGTCCTGAATATGCTCAGCACAGGCACCATGATCCGGACGGGCAAGACTTTTGGAAACCTG ATGGTAGATCTTGTCGCCTCCAATTTGAAGCTGGAACAGCGATCGCGCAATATCCTACGAAGGCTGAGTGCTCGGTGTGACGGTATGACAGACGCCGAGCTGGACGCGTTGCTGGCAAGATGCAAGGGAAGGGTAAAGCTAGCTCTTCTTGTGGCCGAAACGGGCGAAGCGGTTGAACAGTGCGAGGAGAGGTTGGCATCTGCAGGTGGCGTCCTCGCCAAGGCTTTCGAAACGTCTTTGGCCGGGGTCACGGATGTCCAGACGCCTCCTGCAGAGAGACAGTATGTGCTTTGCATTGACGGCGGAGGGACCAAGTGCGCGGCTGTGATCGCGGACCTGCAAGGCACCGTTGTTGGGCGAGGGACGACAGGACCATGTAATCT GACCGATGGCAACGGCATGGAAGAGGTGATTCAGACACTCATGACTGCTACGAAGGACGCTTTGCCCACGACTGTTTCACCTGCAGACTCCCAACTTGGATTGTTGTTCAAGTCAGTCTGGATTGGCTTGGCGGGAATTGACCGGAAGAATTTCCGAGCGTCTCTCCTACCAAAGATTTGCGAGTGCTTTGGCTTGACGGAGAAGGACATTCGGCTGACAAACGACGTGGATCTGCTGGTGGCCGCTGCGACTTCCCACCGCGACTGTTCATCTGCAGTCGTCGTCATTGCTGGAACCGGCAGCGTCGCCATGCGATACAACCGAAGTGTCGATGGCAGTGAGTACTCTCGAGTCGCTCGATCCGGCGGCTGGGGTCACATCTTGGGTGACGAAGGAGGCGGATATGCCATCGGATTGGAGGCGATCAAATACACCTTGACTGTTCTCGAGGAAATGAGACTCGGCATACGTACTGAACCATTGGGGCTGTTGGAGCAGGCAGTTCTAAAACGACTGGGATGTGCCAGCTGCGGACCAAAGCAGATTGATCTTCTCAGTGAGATCCTGGTTCAACAGCACAAACAGACGATCAAAGCTCGTATTGCAGGTATGGCCGAAGTGGTGCTCAGCCTGAACGGACAGAGCGACACGTCCTCGGCCATTGTCAGCCGACAACTTGACTACTTGGCAAGTCGGACTGTAGGACGTTTGTTGGATCCTGCTTGTGCTGGATACATTCCTACAGAACATTCCGGTCTGATTCTTTCCGGCAGTATCCTCAACAATCAAGCTTATCAGGATCAATTTCTCAATGTGCTTGCGAAGAGCGGGGCCAAGTTCGCCTATGTGGAGAGAGTATCTGATGCAGGCCTCCTGGGCGTACGGCATCTGACATCGCCTTGA
- a CDS encoding FAD-binding oxidoreductase: MGQMIHCPQTVRFVLKAATQLSRVRLPIQSIRGAHSHGTRRGNPSFPQSFSSSWSFTAFGVGVTGLGFSLWQLSQSNSSQVPPAAAQYADEEVMLKGVREISGALGPESVTTDRDDVDLHSYSEVSTSHCAARPVAVVTPKTTEEVSLIARICSKYKIPMIPFGGGSSVEGNFTTPHSGISIDFSQMNKIIALHEDDMDVVVQPGVNWVDLNEKIKESGLFLPMDPSPTAHIGGMVATNCSGTNAVRYGTMKDWVINLTVVLADGSVIKTRHRPRKSSAGYNLNALFTGSEGTLGMITEITLKLAPIPETQSAAVATFSSVRNAVACATKIMRQGIPVAAVELMDEVQMQVINKNGGAGGRLWEEKPTLMFKFSGTEQSVSADIARVEKIISQEGGSAFEFARTEKEMRNLWSARKEAVWAMCAQRPEGTQIWSTDVAVPLSSLPEIIELSKTESSSLGLFSSVLGHVGDGNFHQAVMYDPSDPSQAHGVRECVRKMVRRAVEMEGTVSGEHGIGLGKKECLVEELGPQTIAVMRALKRSLDPHFLMNPGKVFEP; this comes from the exons CAGTCATGGCACAAGAAGGGGTAATCCGAGTTTCCCCCAATCCTTTTCCAGCTCGTGGTCTTTTACAGCCTTTGGTGTTGGCGTGACAGGACTAGGATTCAGTCTCTGGCAGCTTTCCCAGTCAAATTCTTCTCAGGTTCCACCGGCGGCGGCTCAGTATGCCGATGAAGAAGTCATGTTGAAG GGTGTTCGCGAAATCTCCGGTGCACTTGGCCCAGAGTCAGTGACAACAGATAGAGATGACGTTGACTTGCATTCGTACTCGGAGGTGTCGACATCGCACTGTGCAGCAAGACCAGTAGCTGTTGTGACGCCAAAGACCACTGAAGAAGTTTCATTAATCGCTCGGATATGTTCTAAATATAAGATTCCAATGA TCCCCTTTGGTGGTGGATCCAGCGTCGAGGGAAACTTCACCACTCCACATTCGGGAATCAGTATCGATTTCTCTCAGATGAACAAGATCATTGCTCTTCACGAAGACGA TATGGACGTCGTTGTCCAACCCGGAGTCAACTGGGTAGATCTcaacgagaagatcaaggagagtgggctcttcttgcccatggATCCGAGTCCAACT GCACATATCGGTGGTATGGTTGCGACGAATTGCAG CGGAACAAACGCAGTCAGATACGGTACGATGAAGGACTGGGTTATCAATCTGACGGTCGTCCTGGCAGATGGCTCGGTCATCAAAACTCGACACCGACCACG GAAATCATCAGCTGGCTACAACCTCAACGCCCTATTTACTGGCTCTGAGGGTACGTTAGGCATGATTACAGAAATTACACTCAAGCTCGCACCGATCCCGGAAACCCAAAGTGCTGCAGTTGCTACTTTTTCATCCGTCCGGAACGCAGTAGCATGCGCCACAAAGATTATGCGCCAGGGGATTCCAGTCGCTGCCGTAGAGCTTATGGATGAGGTACAGATGCAAGTTATCAACAAGAATGGCGGTGCGGGGGGGAGACTCTGGGAGGAGAAGCCCACGCTAATGTTCAA GTTTTCGGGTACCGAGCAGTCTGTATCCGCTGATATTGCGAGAGTCGAAAAAATCATCTCTCAGGAAGGAGGCAGTGCGTTCGAGTTTGCGCGGACAGAGAAAGAGATGCGTAACCTATGGTCTGCTCGGAAGGAAGCCGTGTGGGCCATGTGTGCACAGAGGCCGGAGGGCACGCAGATATGGTCCACCGATGTTGCCGTGCCATTATCTAGCCTACCCGAGATCATTG AATTATCGAAAACGGAATCGAGTTCATTGGGATTGTTTTCCAGCGTCCTGGGGCATGTTGGCGACGGGAATTTCCATCAAGCGGTCATGTACGATCCAAGTGACCCGTCTCAGGCGCATGGAGTACGCGAATGCGTCAGGAAAATGGTCCGCAGAGCGGTTGAGATGGAAGGGACTGTCTCC GGCGAACACGGCATCGGCTTGGGCAAAAAGGAGTGCCTTGTGGAGGAACTTGGGCCACAAACTATCGCTGTAATGCGAGCTCTGAAGCGGAGTTTAGACCCTCA TTTTTTGATGAACCCCGGGAAGGTATTTGAGCCTTGA